One genomic region from Anolis sagrei isolate rAnoSag1 chromosome 7, rAnoSag1.mat, whole genome shotgun sequence encodes:
- the H2AX gene encoding histone H2AX translates to MASRALGKPRSGSSRAGLQFPVGRVGRLLRRGRYAERVGSGAAVYLAAVLEYLAAELLELAGEAARAHRKARIAPRHLALAARNDEELARLLRTVTFAQGGVPPHLHAALLPATGKKKKKAPEGEKAGKKEEQKHASQASQEY, encoded by the coding sequence ATGGCGTCGCGCGCGCTAGGGAAGCCGAGGTCGGGCTCTTCGCGGGCGGGGCTGCAGTTCCCGGTGGGGCGCGTGGGGCGCCTTCTCCGCCGCGGTCGGTACGCGGAGCGCGTGGGCTCGGGGGCGGCGGTGTACCTGGCGGCGGTGCTGGAGTACTTGGCGGCGGAGCTGCTGGAGCTGGCCGGGGAGGCGGCGCGCGCCCACCGGAAGGCCCGCATCGCCCCGCGGCACCTGGCCCTGGCCGCCCGCAACGACGAGGAGCTGGCCCGCCTCCTCCGCACCGTCACCTTCGCCCAAGGAGGCGTCCCCCCGCACCTCCACGCCGCACTCCTGCCCGCCaccgggaagaagaagaagaaggcgccCGAGGGCGAGAAGGCggggaagaaggaggagcagAAGCACGCCAGCCAGGCCTCCCAGGAGTACTAG
- the DPAGT1 gene encoding UDP-N-acetylglucosamine--dolichyl-phosphate N-acetylglucosaminephosphotransferase, with amino-acid sequence MWKLPLVPLLINFLGSLLGFVATVTLIPAFKDHFIAAKLFGLDLNKTSKQPVPESQGVISGAVFLIILFCFIPVPFLSCFVEEQCKAFPHHEFVALIGALLAICCMIFLGFADDVLNLRWRHKLLLPTMASLPLLMVYFTNFGNTTIVVPKPFRMFLGMHLDLGILYYVYMGMLAVFCTNAINILAGINGLEAGQSLVIAASIVTFNMVELSGDYREDHIFSLYFMMPFFFTTLGLLYHNWYPSRAFVGDTFCYFAGMTFAVVGILGHFSKTMLLFFIPQVLNFLYSLPQLFHIIPCPRHRLPRFNPGTGKLEMSYSRFKPKSLSALGKHILKVSEKLRLVDVRQGVDKDGEYLECNNMTLINFVIKLIGPTAERNLTVLLLLMQVVGSVVAFSVRYQLVRLFYDV; translated from the exons ATGTGGAAACTGCCGCTGGTCCCGCTGCTCATCAACTTCCTGGGCTCGCTGCTGGGCTTCGTGGCCACCGTGACCCTCATCCCGGCCTTCAAGGACCACTTCATCGCCGCCAAGCTCTTCGGCCTCGACTTGAACAAGACCTCAAAGCAGCCCGT CCCAGAGTCCCAAGGCGTCATCAGCGGCGCCGTGTTCCTCATCATCCTCTTCTGCTTCATCCCGGTGCCCTTCCTGAGCTGCTTTGTGGAGGAGCAGTGCAAGGCCTTCCCGCACCATGAG TTTGTGGCTCTCATTGGGGCCCTCCTGGCCATCTGCTGCATGATCTTCTTGGGCTTTGCGGATGACGTGCTCAACTTGCGCTGGCGCCACAAGCTGCTCCTGCCCACCATGGCCTCCCTGCCCCTCCTCATGGTCTACTTCACCAACTTTGGGAACACCACCATCGTGGTGCCCAAGCCCTTCCGGATGTTTCTGGGCATGCACCTGGACCTGG GCATCCTCTACTACGTCTACATGGGCATGCTGGCCGTGTTCTGCACCAACGCCATCAACATCCTGGCTGGGATCAACGGGCTGGAGGCCGGGCAGTCGCTGGTCATTGCGGCCTCGATTGTCACGTTCAACATGGTCGAGCTCAGCG GAGATTACAGAGAGGACCACATCTTCTCCCTCTACTTCATGATGCCCTTCTTCTTCACCACGTTGGGGCTGCTCTACCACAACTG GTACCCCTCCCGGGCGTTTGTGGGCGACACCTTCTGCTACTTTGCGGGCATGACCTTTGCCGTGGTGGGCATCCTGGGCCACTTCAGCAAGACCATGCTGCTCTTCTTCATCCCGCAAGTGCTCAACTTCCTCTACTCGCTGCCACAGCTCTTCCACATCATCCCTTGCCCACGCCACCGGTTGCCCAG GTTCAACCCCGGCACAGGAAAACTAGAGATGAGCTACTCCAGATTCAAGCCAAAAAGCCTCTCTGCTTTGGGAAAGCACATCCTCAAG GTGTCTGAGAAACTCCGCCTGGTGGACGTACGCCAGGGAGTGGACAAAGACGGGGAATACCTGGAATGCAACAACATGACGCTCATTAACTTCGTGATAAAGCTAATAGGACCGACGGCAGAGAGGAACCTGACGGTGCTGCTGTTGCTGATGCAG GTGGTGGGGAGCGTCGTCGCCTTCTCCGTCCGGTACCAACTGGTGCGGTTGTTCTACGACGTCTGA